A region of Candidatus Bathyarchaeota archaeon DNA encodes the following proteins:
- a CDS encoding aspartate dehydrogenase → MKEKGKFPLGIGLIGCGAIGTMLAQAIDKGQAGNTCLIMVFDKNVEKAKALAHKLRNKPNVAGKFEELLECGDVELVVEAASQEAVRTYAFKVLEAGKDLMVMSVGALVDPELTSKISFAAKERGRKVYVPSGAIAGLDGVKASAMGKIEKVVLTTRKPVEALKDNTYFKDRFGGKIKEPTIIYEGPAMEACKLFPVNVNVAATLSLAGVGVEKTTVKVVADPTLKRNVHEIEVKGEFGELRIHVENVPTAENPKTSYLAALSAIATLKRITEPIVIGT, encoded by the coding sequence ATGAAAGAGAAAGGAAAATTTCCATTGGGTATAGGCCTTATTGGATGTGGTGCCATAGGGACAATGCTGGCACAAGCAATAGACAAAGGACAAGCTGGGAACACTTGTCTAATCATGGTTTTTGATAAAAATGTTGAAAAAGCCAAAGCCTTAGCGCATAAGCTGAGAAACAAACCCAATGTCGCTGGAAAATTTGAAGAGCTGCTTGAATGTGGGGACGTGGAGCTTGTCGTGGAGGCTGCTTCCCAAGAGGCCGTGAGAACTTATGCCTTTAAAGTGTTAGAGGCCGGGAAGGACTTGATGGTTATGAGCGTCGGCGCCTTAGTAGATCCAGAGTTGACAAGCAAAATCAGCTTTGCCGCCAAAGAAAGAGGTAGAAAGGTTTACGTCCCGTCGGGCGCCATTGCAGGGCTAGACGGCGTGAAAGCATCAGCCATGGGTAAAATAGAAAAAGTTGTCTTAACCACAAGAAAACCTGTGGAAGCGTTGAAGGATAACACCTACTTCAAAGATAGGTTTGGCGGAAAAATCAAAGAGCCAACCATCATATACGAGGGGCCAGCGATGGAGGCATGCAAGCTTTTTCCCGTAAATGTTAACGTAGCGGCAACTTTGAGTTTGGCAGGCGTAGGCGTAGAAAAAACAACAGTAAAAGTGGTAGCGGACCCAACACTGAAAAGAAATGTTCATGAAATTGAAGTCAAGGGCGAATTTGGCGAGTTAAGGATTCATGTGGAAAATGTTCCGACAGCCGAAAATCCCAAGACAAGTTATTTGGCAGCTCTTTCAGCCATCGCAACATTAAAGAGGATCACGGAACCCATTGTTATTGGAACATGA
- a CDS encoding PHP domain-containing protein gives MRVKVDLHVHTCYSYDGLIRLDELVLYAKKAGLNGVAITDHDKIDGALKVAKETKDFLIIPGIEVSSLNGHIIGLNLQEPVPKNLSIEETVDKIHELGGLAIACHPGASLKASLGQRISQKFDAVEVVNASAFPFKRSIKKALEIASKLGLPRVAGSDAHYAPEVGAAYTVIEAEPSLEDVAKAISKGLCEPLGNAIPLKLRLKRKVLSLKLNRFKRNCSSCSNNNGFRDPL, from the coding sequence ATGAGAGTAAAAGTGGACCTTCATGTACACACATGTTACTCCTACGACGGGTTAATCAGATTAGACGAGCTTGTTTTATATGCGAAAAAGGCGGGTTTAAATGGTGTCGCCATAACAGACCACGATAAAATCGACGGCGCACTAAAAGTGGCTAAGGAAACAAAAGATTTCCTCATAATACCTGGCATAGAAGTTTCAAGCCTAAATGGCCACATAATTGGGCTTAACCTTCAAGAACCAGTGCCAAAAAACCTGAGCATAGAAGAAACCGTCGACAAAATCCATGAACTCGGCGGCTTAGCTATAGCATGTCACCCAGGAGCCTCTCTGAAGGCGAGTTTAGGACAGAGGATCAGCCAAAAATTTGACGCAGTTGAAGTGGTAAATGCTTCAGCTTTTCCCTTCAAACGTTCCATTAAAAAAGCTTTGGAAATCGCCTCCAAACTTGGACTACCTAGGGTGGCGGGTAGCGACGCCCACTATGCCCCTGAAGTGGGCGCAGCGTACACGGTTATAGAGGCAGAGCCCAGCTTGGAGGATGTGGCTAAAGCCATAAGCAAGGGGCTTTGCGAGCCCTTAGGCAATGCTATACCTCTTAAACTGAGGCTTAAAAGGAAAGTTTTATCGCTAAAATTAAATCGTTTTAAGCGAAATTGCAGTTCATGTTCCAATAACAATGGGTTCCGTGATCCTCTTTAA
- a CDS encoding MATE family efflux transporter, with the protein MSVVGYKSTSLNYQRAEAMGREKISRLLMRFSVPAIIASEGEAFYELFDAVWCGRIGTEALAALTVAGPLMMIYRAIGTGIAIGSASLVARRLGAGKKNEVDEAVCNSITLFFIVSGLATIICLASLGFLIRLFGATEAVFPYAYSYMFIETCSMPVDFFLVVVAELVRAQGSPTIASGGLILANIADLIWSPILVFGVRPFPALGIAGAALGTLIGRAIGLALLTPYLAFKSIYKFKLAYFRLHYRTVADIYSVGVSSILRMIAISISQMLANIAASSFGTVPLAVLGVLFRINRLNFAFCIGLSQAVVPLVGYNYGAQKLERVREIVVKAVLSGVVWGIIWYVVVTLFPVQTLLLFTTDIKFLGIGVSALQIFGISFLTMSEIIISAFFQGIGKATSALIVASARQFIFLTPCLIILPYTFGLNGLWLAYPVAGILALALGLTLTAITFKKLKTKQSL; encoded by the coding sequence GTGAGTGTTGTGGGCTACAAAAGCACTTCTTTGAATTATCAGAGAGCTGAGGCTATGGGGAGGGAGAAAATCTCGAGGCTTTTAATGCGTTTCTCAGTGCCTGCCATAATTGCCAGCGAGGGCGAAGCCTTTTATGAGTTGTTTGATGCAGTCTGGTGTGGGCGTATCGGCACGGAAGCGCTTGCCGCTTTGACGGTTGCTGGGCCATTGATGATGATATATAGGGCAATAGGCACTGGAATAGCCATTGGAAGCGCTTCCTTAGTTGCTCGACGTCTTGGAGCTGGAAAAAAGAACGAAGTTGACGAGGCTGTATGTAACAGCATAACCCTCTTTTTTATTGTAAGCGGTTTGGCAACCATCATCTGTTTAGCGAGTTTAGGGTTCTTGATAAGGCTTTTCGGTGCGACAGAAGCTGTTTTCCCCTACGCTTACAGTTACATGTTTATTGAAACATGTTCCATGCCTGTGGACTTCTTTTTGGTTGTTGTTGCGGAACTTGTGAGGGCACAGGGAAGCCCAACCATTGCAAGTGGAGGGTTGATTTTGGCAAACATAGCTGACCTCATTTGGAGCCCGATCCTAGTTTTTGGGGTTAGGCCTTTCCCAGCTTTGGGAATTGCAGGCGCGGCGCTTGGAACACTTATAGGACGTGCAATAGGATTGGCCCTTCTAACTCCTTATTTGGCGTTTAAATCTATATACAAGTTTAAGCTCGCCTATTTCAGGCTCCATTACAGGACTGTTGCAGATATTTACAGTGTTGGGGTATCCAGCATTTTAAGAATGATCGCCATTTCTATATCTCAAATGTTGGCGAATATTGCAGCGTCCTCTTTCGGAACCGTTCCGTTGGCTGTTCTTGGCGTCCTTTTCAGAATTAACAGACTAAACTTTGCATTTTGCATAGGTTTAAGTCAAGCTGTCGTGCCGCTTGTGGGTTACAATTATGGAGCACAAAAGCTGGAGCGTGTTCGCGAAATCGTGGTTAAAGCTGTATTATCCGGCGTTGTATGGGGGATAATATGGTATGTTGTAGTCACGCTTTTCCCGGTTCAAACGTTGTTGCTCTTCACCACGGACATCAAATTCCTCGGTATAGGGGTATCAGCGCTACAAATTTTCGGAATATCCTTTCTAACAATGTCAGAAATAATAATAAGCGCCTTTTTCCAGGGAATAGGCAAGGCAACTTCAGCTCTAATTGTAGCGTCAGCTCGCCAATTCATCTTTCTGACACCATGCCTTATCATACTGCCCTACACGTTTGGCCTAAACGGACTGTGGTTAGCATATCCAGTAGCGGGAATACTTGCACTCGCATTAGGTTTAACTCTGACGGCCATCACATTTAAAAAACTAAAAACTAAACAAAGTCTCTAA
- a CDS encoding methionine--tRNA ligase, translating to MALGKVLVTSAWPYINVTPHIGNLVGSVLSADAVARYYRLKGEDVVMVSGSDEHGTPIEVEAIRLGVKPKDLTDKNHARVVELFKKWGISFDNYTRTESPVHKEFVQQHLMKIYNNGYIFTQETEMLYCEKCKRFLPDRFVEGKCPYCGHTPARGDQCDACGRLLEPTILVEPYCVICKGKPVVKKTKHWYFDLAKFTDKLARYLSENKQLPANAKNFSLNVIKEGLKPRAVTRDVNWGIPAPFPGAEGKTIYVWVEAVLGYISATIEYFRKRGDPEGWKAYWFDKNAKTLYFIGKDNIPFHTIILPALLMASHEDYNLPWNISATEFLQFKGEKASKSLRIGIWIDEALELFPPDYWRYFLIATRPETKDSNFSWEIFAEKINADLNDTLGNFVHRTLSFINKHFNSQIPEHGALGAEDEQALKSLKELVNEIAGDFEACKLQSAANGVISIGRLGNQYLNEKEPWNLIKRDKAKAATTMYVAAQFVKALAIVSSPIIPFTADKLWKTLNLPGSVHQQKWEEALKPLPIGHKIAEAKPLFRKIESDEKKLNEMLEKVRKAMAK from the coding sequence GTGGCGCTCGGAAAAGTTTTAGTTACGTCTGCCTGGCCATACATAAACGTGACCCCACATATCGGTAACCTAGTTGGTTCTGTACTATCAGCGGATGCTGTCGCCCGCTACTATCGATTGAAGGGCGAAGATGTTGTAATGGTAAGCGGTTCTGATGAGCATGGAACACCCATCGAAGTTGAAGCCATAAGGCTTGGTGTGAAACCAAAAGACTTAACGGACAAAAACCACGCGCGAGTAGTGGAGCTTTTTAAGAAGTGGGGTATATCCTTCGACAACTACACGCGCACCGAAAGCCCGGTGCACAAGGAATTTGTTCAGCAGCATTTGATGAAGATTTACAATAACGGTTACATCTTTACCCAGGAAACTGAGATGCTTTACTGCGAGAAATGCAAGCGTTTTCTACCTGACCGATTTGTCGAAGGCAAATGTCCCTACTGTGGACATACACCGGCACGTGGAGACCAATGTGATGCTTGTGGAAGACTGCTTGAACCTACAATTCTTGTAGAGCCTTATTGCGTGATCTGCAAGGGCAAACCTGTTGTCAAAAAAACGAAACACTGGTATTTTGACCTTGCCAAGTTCACGGACAAACTAGCGCGATATTTAAGCGAGAACAAGCAATTGCCAGCCAACGCCAAAAACTTTAGCCTAAACGTTATAAAGGAAGGCTTAAAGCCGAGGGCTGTCACTCGTGATGTCAACTGGGGAATTCCAGCCCCGTTTCCCGGTGCCGAGGGCAAGACAATTTATGTCTGGGTTGAAGCGGTTTTGGGCTATATTTCCGCCACTATAGAATACTTCAGAAAACGCGGAGATCCAGAGGGTTGGAAAGCTTACTGGTTTGACAAGAACGCGAAAACCCTCTACTTCATTGGGAAAGACAATATACCCTTTCACACCATAATTTTGCCAGCCTTGCTAATGGCTTCCCATGAAGACTATAATTTACCATGGAACATTTCTGCCACTGAGTTTCTTCAGTTCAAAGGCGAAAAAGCATCAAAAAGCCTAAGGATTGGCATATGGATAGATGAAGCCTTGGAACTTTTCCCGCCAGATTACTGGCGCTACTTCTTGATTGCTACACGTCCAGAAACAAAAGACTCAAATTTTTCATGGGAAATTTTCGCGGAAAAAATCAATGCAGATCTAAACGACACTCTCGGAAACTTTGTCCACCGCACGCTATCATTCATAAACAAGCACTTCAACAGTCAAATCCCGGAACACGGTGCGTTGGGTGCGGAGGACGAGCAAGCGCTCAAAAGCCTTAAAGAACTTGTAAACGAGATCGCAGGCGATTTTGAAGCTTGTAAGCTTCAGTCCGCGGCAAACGGAGTTATCAGCATAGGAAGGCTTGGAAATCAATACCTCAACGAAAAGGAGCCTTGGAACCTAATAAAACGCGATAAAGCCAAGGCCGCGACAACCATGTACGTGGCTGCCCAGTTTGTTAAAGCTTTAGCAATAGTTTCATCTCCAATAATTCCATTTACAGCTGACAAGCTTTGGAAAACCCTAAACTTGCCGGGCAGTGTCCACCAACAAAAGTGGGAGGAAGCTCTTAAACCTTTGCCAATAGGCCACAAAATAGCCGAAGCTAAACCACTGTTCCGCAAGATCGAGTCTGACGAGAAAAAGCTTAATGAAATGCTTGAAAAAGTTAGAAAAGCCATGGCGAAGTGA
- a CDS encoding tRNA (guanine(10)-N(2))-dimethyltransferase gives MKNRKNEIDFPTEIVKEGQVQVRVPKLSAFVEEPGEYAPSKAPVFYNPVMELNRDIAVLALQAYQQTVGRKIFVCEPLAGCGVRGIRFALEVEGVRKVLINDINKKAYLLAKYNVELNRLGERVTVTNMDANLLLAKHSAPYKRFDVVDVDPFGSPTPFMDSAVRATRNGGMLALTATDMAPLCGVHPKACIRKYDGKPLRTEYCHEIALRLVLGNAAIIAAKHEIGVTPLFSYSTDHYVRVYVALTHGAQKADESLKKLGYILHCFNCFHRETIYKNTLLGCNDECPNCGSEMDYAGPMWLGEIADENFCSLMELEVDKRFFKSKKRIKKILALVKGECYAPPTYYVLDRICDKMRLPVPSVKAVVEALRKEGFESLLTHFTPKGFRTSASIEAVTRILREIILSDLRRNNS, from the coding sequence ATGAAAAACCGGAAAAACGAAATAGACTTTCCAACTGAAATCGTAAAAGAAGGCCAGGTTCAAGTGCGTGTTCCAAAACTTTCTGCTTTCGTGGAAGAACCCGGTGAATATGCTCCCTCAAAGGCTCCGGTCTTCTACAATCCGGTTATGGAGTTGAACCGTGACATCGCAGTTCTAGCCCTACAAGCATACCAGCAAACTGTTGGCAGGAAAATCTTTGTATGTGAGCCTTTGGCAGGCTGCGGCGTGAGGGGCATACGCTTCGCCCTGGAAGTTGAAGGAGTAAGGAAAGTTTTGATAAATGATATAAACAAAAAGGCTTACTTGCTGGCAAAATACAATGTGGAACTGAATAGGCTTGGCGAACGTGTAACCGTCACAAACATGGATGCAAACCTTCTTCTAGCTAAGCACAGCGCACCATATAAAAGGTTTGACGTCGTAGACGTGGACCCCTTCGGCTCTCCGACACCTTTCATGGATTCCGCTGTCAGAGCAACCCGCAACGGCGGGATGTTGGCCTTAACAGCAACGGACATGGCACCTCTATGCGGTGTACATCCTAAAGCATGCATACGCAAGTATGACGGTAAACCTCTCCGTACAGAATACTGTCACGAAATAGCTTTAAGACTTGTCTTGGGAAATGCTGCAATCATAGCGGCGAAACATGAAATTGGCGTGACACCGCTTTTCAGCTACAGTACAGACCATTATGTACGCGTTTACGTCGCCTTAACGCATGGAGCGCAAAAGGCAGATGAAAGCCTAAAAAAGCTGGGTTACATTCTCCATTGTTTCAACTGTTTCCATAGAGAAACCATATACAAAAACACTTTGTTAGGATGTAATGATGAATGCCCAAACTGCGGTTCAGAAATGGACTATGCTGGGCCTATGTGGCTTGGAGAAATAGCTGACGAAAACTTTTGTAGTTTGATGGAATTAGAGGTTGATAAAAGATTTTTCAAGTCGAAAAAGCGAATCAAAAAAATTCTGGCGCTCGTGAAAGGTGAATGCTATGCCCCGCCAACTTATTACGTCTTAGATCGAATATGTGACAAAATGCGCTTACCAGTGCCCTCGGTTAAAGCTGTTGTTGAAGCTTTGAGAAAGGAAGGCTTTGAATCTCTGTTAACCCATTTTACTCCAAAAGGCTTTAGAACCAGCGCTTCAATAGAAGCTGTAACAAGGATTTTGCGTGAAATTATACTGTCTGATCTTAGACGCAACAACTCTTAA
- a CDS encoding MarC family protein: MSGEREHEGLVSSFERQLSEWIARKHGKVFRLALMLILVLLVFLTSFRLTVGGLKEWIQIDPAGILNVSIQLFTIMNPISAVPTFLIYTGRLRHDERLKIIGTTTMIVIALLLTFTLFGPLILNALEISVTNFRFGGGILLLILAIDMLGGMSRSKAIDIRQVAVVPLATPLLVGPGTMTTLIVLSSTYAIINVLIGGLIAAVGVYLTLRFAPLLVSAIGNNGVQAASRIMSVILAAIASQMIHSALMEWGIAKT, translated from the coding sequence ATGAGTGGCGAAAGGGAACATGAGGGTTTGGTTTCATCCTTTGAAAGACAGCTGAGCGAGTGGATAGCCCGCAAGCATGGCAAAGTCTTTAGGCTAGCCTTGATGCTTATTTTAGTTTTGCTTGTTTTTCTAACTTCTTTCCGCCTTACCGTTGGCGGATTGAAGGAATGGATTCAAATAGACCCGGCTGGAATCTTAAATGTGTCTATTCAACTTTTTACAATAATGAACCCGATAAGTGCAGTTCCAACATTTCTCATTTATACAGGCAGACTTAGGCATGATGAAAGGCTCAAAATAATAGGCACAACAACAATGATTGTCATAGCATTGCTGTTAACCTTCACATTATTTGGGCCTCTCATATTGAACGCCCTCGAAATTTCCGTTACAAACTTCCGGTTCGGCGGCGGGATACTGTTGCTTATTCTCGCTATAGACATGCTTGGCGGAATGTCAAGGTCAAAAGCCATAGACATAAGGCAGGTGGCGGTTGTACCGTTGGCTACACCGCTTCTCGTCGGACCAGGAACAATGACTACTTTAATTGTTTTGTCAAGCACTTATGCCATAATCAACGTTCTGATAGGCGGCCTAATTGCAGCTGTTGGTGTTTACTTGACGCTGCGTTTTGCGCCTCTGCTTGTTTCAGCAATAGGTAACAATGGCGTTCAAGCTGCAAGTCGCATAATGTCAGTTATATTGGCGGCTATAGCCTCCCAGATGATTCACTCCGCCCTAATGGAATGGGGCATAGCAAAGACATGA
- a CDS encoding NTPase: MQKRVLLLTGRPGVGKTTLMLKVIDILKSRGYSVGGMISREVRKAGTRIGFEILDLASSRRGWLAHVNQKTGPQVSRYRVNIADLDSVGVEAILKAVRECNIIAIDEIGPMELFSEKFRKAVQEAVESGKLVAGVIHWKARDKLVETIKARQDTEIFTVTFENRDKLHQKVVDKALQFLAVSYT, from the coding sequence TTGCAGAAACGTGTGCTTCTATTAACAGGCAGGCCAGGTGTTGGAAAAACAACACTAATGCTGAAAGTTATCGACATATTGAAATCCAGAGGCTACAGTGTCGGCGGAATGATAAGTCGTGAAGTTCGAAAAGCTGGAACCCGCATAGGCTTTGAAATCCTAGATTTGGCTAGTAGCAGACGGGGATGGCTTGCTCATGTAAACCAGAAAACAGGCCCTCAAGTGAGCAGGTACCGCGTAAACATTGCCGATCTGGACAGTGTGGGCGTTGAGGCTATTTTAAAGGCTGTAAGGGAATGTAACATCATCGCCATAGATGAAATCGGGCCTATGGAGCTTTTCTCAGAAAAATTTAGAAAAGCAGTTCAAGAAGCTGTTGAAAGCGGCAAACTTGTGGCCGGAGTGATTCACTGGAAAGCCCGAGACAAACTCGTTGAAACTATAAAAGCACGTCAAGATACAGAGATATTCACAGTTACTTTCGAGAATCGCGATAAACTGCATCAAAAGGTTGTAGACAAGGCTTTACAGTTTTTGGCAGTTAGTTATACTTAA
- a CDS encoding MFS transporter, protein MSGKSFSYKRLAVVGGLGSWSDAMDEMVIAITMPLLIAFWKISMPEVGFLISGIYLGMFVSAFISGPLIDYIGRKKGFVLGNFLAALAYLLYLVAPNFQWFYAARILSGFFACLSTVAFYTWLPEEVPPERRQTIVGRASAMSVIGTLNISIMLILAGIYGFTWHVFFAYVCIFDLVVAILGVLLLRESSLWQERQKLIAEGKVKREERVPLKKFLSPEVRAKFVLALLLSISGWFGLMFIVLPFLATFQSTVLAFSTALIGIVEVTCTINGVIARAVLGMVSDRVGRLNTLILCAVLCIIGGSLSWRTPSILGVGEKLPIIVFFAVTFWIYLWGLNGICDTSRTWYAELIPTSIRGSMESFMQILASLIAFFGTIIVGVIAGYVGLGEALAIMPLIAGIIIIIVSVIAKKLNLETKGKRLDI, encoded by the coding sequence ATGAGTGGTAAAAGCTTTTCTTACAAGCGGCTTGCAGTGGTTGGCGGATTGGGTAGTTGGTCGGATGCTATGGACGAGATGGTCATTGCTATAACAATGCCTTTACTGATCGCTTTCTGGAAAATCTCCATGCCTGAAGTCGGCTTTCTTATAAGCGGTATCTACCTTGGAATGTTCGTTTCTGCCTTCATTTCAGGGCCTCTTATAGATTACATAGGTCGAAAAAAGGGGTTCGTTCTTGGAAACTTTCTCGCTGCACTTGCATATTTATTATATCTTGTCGCGCCTAACTTTCAATGGTTTTACGCGGCTAGAATTCTCTCAGGCTTCTTTGCGTGTCTATCCACAGTAGCATTTTATACATGGTTACCAGAAGAGGTGCCTCCGGAGAGGAGACAAACAATAGTGGGTCGAGCGTCGGCGATGTCGGTGATCGGTACTTTAAACATAAGTATAATGCTTATACTAGCCGGAATCTACGGATTTACTTGGCATGTTTTCTTTGCTTACGTGTGCATCTTCGATCTAGTAGTCGCAATTTTGGGCGTCCTTCTTCTAAGGGAATCGTCTCTTTGGCAAGAGCGACAAAAACTTATTGCGGAAGGAAAAGTAAAAAGGGAGGAGAGAGTTCCTCTTAAAAAGTTTTTAAGTCCTGAAGTTCGCGCAAAGTTTGTACTGGCGCTTTTGCTCTCGATTAGTGGATGGTTTGGGCTAATGTTTATAGTGCTTCCATTTCTTGCGACTTTTCAAAGTACAGTGCTAGCATTTAGTACAGCCTTAATCGGGATTGTAGAAGTAACATGCACTATCAACGGCGTAATAGCACGTGCGGTCTTAGGAATGGTGTCCGACCGTGTTGGTAGGTTAAACACTTTAATCCTATGTGCTGTGTTATGCATTATTGGCGGATCGCTAAGTTGGCGAACACCATCGATTCTAGGAGTTGGAGAAAAATTACCCATAATAGTATTTTTTGCGGTAACTTTCTGGATATACCTGTGGGGACTGAACGGAATATGTGACACTTCACGTACGTGGTATGCTGAACTTATTCCAACAAGCATAAGAGGATCAATGGAAAGTTTCATGCAAATTTTAGCGAGTCTCATAGCCTTCTTTGGTACAATAATCGTTGGGGTTATAGCAGGCTATGTAGGCCTAGGCGAAGCTCTAGCCATAATGCCTCTGATAGCTGGGATAATCATAATCATAGTTTCTGTAATTGCCAAAAAACTTAACCTTGAAACCAAAGGAAAACGCCTGGACATTTAA
- a CDS encoding ferredoxin family protein, giving the protein MSHIIKIDLDKCISCQICVKACWEDVIRWDELRKVPVVMYPEDCLVCGLCEVLCPSKCIEVVPDWQSKKWPKELSSGVTS; this is encoded by the coding sequence ATGTCACACATAATAAAAATTGATCTTGATAAATGTATATCTTGTCAAATATGTGTGAAGGCATGTTGGGAAGATGTTATTAGATGGGATGAACTAAGAAAGGTTCCTGTTGTTATGTATCCAGAAGACTGCCTCGTATGCGGTTTATGCGAAGTTCTTTGCCCATCAAAATGTATAGAAGTTGTCCCCGATTGGCAAAGTAAAAAGTGGCCTAAAGAATTATCCAGTGGTGTAACATCCTAA